In the genome of Desulfonauticus submarinus, one region contains:
- the uvrB gene encoding excinuclease ABC subunit UvrB has protein sequence MRFKLKTNLKPKGDQPQAITSLVQNLNQGIREQVLLGVTGSGKTFTMANVIAQVNKPALIIAPNKTLAAQLYSEFKSLFPENAVEHFVSYYDYYQPEAYLPHQDIYIEKDSSINEEIDKLRHAATHSLLTRKDVIIVASVSCIYGLGSPEYYSKLIVPVEQGQKIDIEHLISRLIEVQYERNEYDFKRGTFRIRGDVLEIIPSYMEDKSIRIEFFGDEIDNIYEIDSLTGEVIRPLPKTIIFPASHYVSDRENLKRAMIDIREELRQRLEVLNSQGKLLEAKRLEERTLYDLEMMEELGYCKGIENYSRHLDGRKPGEPPACLLNYFPKDFILFIDESHITIPQIRGMYNGDRSRKQTLVEFGFRLPSALDNRPLNFKEFLNCINQCIYVSATPGDWELERSTPYIIEQIIRPTGLLDPEIEVRPTANQIPDLIQECVKATQKQQKILITTLTKRLAEDLSEFLDERGLRCKYMHSDIDTLERVNLIQGLRTDEFDILIGINLLREGLDLPEVALIAILDADKEGFLRSFRSLIQIFGRAARNVNGKVIMYADKITPAMQQAIYETNRRRKKQQKFNQTHNITPTTIKKQANHALYDLYCSEKDISKEIKEETTLFYSKTPQEIEKEIKKLEKQMNTFAKNLEFEKAAQIRDKILRLKDFLLKIS, from the coding sequence ATGAGATTTAAACTGAAAACTAACTTAAAACCAAAAGGCGATCAACCTCAGGCCATTACCTCTTTAGTCCAAAATTTAAATCAAGGGATAAGAGAACAAGTACTCCTAGGAGTTACAGGCTCTGGCAAAACTTTCACTATGGCAAATGTTATTGCACAGGTAAATAAGCCTGCCCTTATAATAGCTCCAAACAAAACTCTGGCAGCCCAACTTTACTCTGAATTTAAGTCCCTTTTCCCTGAAAATGCTGTAGAACATTTTGTAAGCTATTATGATTATTACCAACCAGAAGCATATTTACCGCATCAAGACATTTACATTGAAAAAGATTCCTCAATAAATGAAGAAATAGATAAATTAAGACATGCAGCAACACATTCTCTATTGACGAGAAAAGATGTAATTATTGTTGCTTCTGTTTCTTGTATTTATGGATTAGGTTCACCTGAATACTATTCAAAATTAATTGTTCCAGTTGAACAAGGACAAAAGATAGATATAGAACATTTGATTAGTAGGTTAATAGAAGTTCAATATGAGAGAAACGAATATGACTTCAAGAGAGGAACATTTAGAATACGAGGAGATGTATTAGAGATAATTCCATCTTATATGGAAGATAAATCTATAAGAATAGAATTTTTTGGCGATGAAATAGATAATATATATGAAATAGATTCGCTTACCGGTGAAGTAATAAGACCTTTACCTAAAACTATTATCTTTCCTGCAAGCCATTATGTGTCTGACAGAGAAAATCTTAAAAGAGCCATGATAGATATAAGAGAAGAACTTAGGCAAAGGTTAGAAGTTCTAAACTCCCAAGGAAAACTTCTCGAAGCCAAAAGATTAGAAGAAAGGACTCTTTATGATCTAGAAATGATGGAAGAATTAGGATATTGTAAAGGTATAGAAAATTATTCAAGACATTTAGATGGTAGAAAACCAGGTGAACCTCCTGCCTGTTTATTAAATTACTTTCCCAAAGATTTTATCTTGTTTATTGACGAATCACATATCACTATTCCTCAAATTAGAGGCATGTACAATGGAGATAGATCCCGTAAACAAACCCTAGTAGAGTTTGGCTTTCGTCTTCCATCAGCATTAGACAATCGTCCCTTAAACTTTAAAGAATTCTTAAACTGCATTAACCAATGTATTTATGTTTCTGCCACTCCAGGAGATTGGGAGTTAGAACGTTCTACTCCCTATATCATAGAACAAATTATTCGCCCAACAGGTCTTTTAGACCCTGAAATTGAAGTACGACCAACTGCGAATCAAATTCCAGATTTAATTCAAGAATGTGTAAAAGCTACCCAAAAACAACAAAAAATACTTATTACAACTCTTACTAAAAGGTTAGCAGAAGATTTAAGTGAATTCTTAGATGAAAGAGGCTTGAGATGTAAGTATATGCACTCCGATATAGATACCCTAGAAAGGGTAAACTTAATTCAAGGGCTAAGAACAGATGAATTCGACATATTAATTGGTATAAACCTATTAAGAGAAGGATTAGATTTGCCAGAAGTAGCTTTAATAGCTATTTTAGATGCTGATAAAGAAGGTTTTTTAAGATCTTTTCGTTCTCTTATCCAAATTTTTGGAAGAGCGGCTAGAAACGTAAATGGAAAAGTTATTATGTATGCAGATAAAATCACTCCTGCTATGCAGCAAGCTATTTACGAAACAAACCGCAGACGTAAAAAACAACAGAAATTTAATCAAACCCATAATATCACACCAACTACTATAAAAAAACAAGCTAACCATGCCTTATATGATCTTTATTGCTCAGAAAAAGACATCTCTAAAGAAATAAAAGAAGAAACAACTTTATTTTATAGTAAAACCCCTCAAGAAATAGAAAAAGAAATAAAAAAATTAGAAAAACAAATGAACACATTTGCTAAAAACCTAGAATTTGAAAAAGCTGCCCAGATTAGAGATAAAATATTACGCTTAAAAGATTTTCTTTTAAAAATAAGTTAA
- a CDS encoding PEP/pyruvate-binding domain-containing protein, whose amino-acid sequence MDWLKKFYFLLKAKVFPLTASLKYKHFRELLLWDRRSLESIAQIEEIILKKIPCDFYFLSLKIDEVKKYVKQTIECLIQINPQYIILREYFKKVCFYLDLNLKFAFPSPELPFVLPLYQAKNSFLCGGKASSLSKILELDIKINILPGFVITTQAFSFFLKENDLISFIRLQLSSLDNNDFSKIKKISSEIQEKILNSPVPDKLKQEVEHALKNLKFSKFAFRSSAHLEDSCFSFAGQYKSCLNVEKNKWEEAYKQVLASKYAPSAITYRLKSHLPDTMTPMAVLVMPMLSPEKSGVMYTSLPENRANLGIFYVSGIGENLVGGEQKGDKIILEKKYNKKIELLDKGIKTLFKWGLALENILQHPLDIEWAIQDSRVYLLQVRPFMFFEHSSKEIDLPVLTEGSGVSFGFGCGSIFVLNSLKDIEKVPAKSIVWTKYLYPELTLILDKVSGIIAKEGSLASHFSHIAREIAKPVLTGITLDELPLNGQVVSIDGQTGKVFLGKIKINESIKSTPFECKSAETLNKILTHLSKLNLVTTDENFVPENCRSLHDLVRYCHEMAIKEMFYLQPSNRKRVVKQLKTSLPLSIFIFNLGSAWEKFKKDKKYINLEDIKSTPFQYLFKGFLNSAVSWGNTPPNFDWDKFDDLSAGIFNPKNAIELNSFCLLDKDYMHFMLRFGYHFTLIDALVSDITEQNYVQVSFKGGGGLEIGKNLRLKLISFVFRKMHFQIKREGDFLKATLRSRTKDELKMILELLGILFGLTRMLDMHLNFSNYKNYVHTFLNLLKEYGF is encoded by the coding sequence ATGGATTGGTTAAAAAAATTCTATTTTCTTTTAAAGGCTAAAGTTTTTCCCTTAACAGCGTCTTTAAAATACAAACATTTTAGAGAACTTTTGCTTTGGGATCGCCGTTCTTTAGAAAGCATTGCGCAAATAGAGGAGATTATCTTAAAAAAAATCCCATGTGATTTTTACTTTTTATCCTTGAAGATAGATGAAGTAAAAAAGTATGTAAAACAGACTATAGAATGTTTAATTCAAATAAATCCTCAATATATAATTTTAAGAGAATATTTTAAAAAGGTTTGTTTTTATCTTGATTTAAATTTAAAGTTTGCATTCCCTTCTCCAGAACTTCCTTTTGTTTTGCCTCTTTACCAGGCTAAAAATTCTTTTTTATGCGGAGGCAAAGCATCTTCTTTGTCTAAAATATTAGAATTAGATATAAAGATAAATATTCTCCCTGGGTTTGTAATTACTACCCAAGCATTTTCCTTTTTTTTAAAGGAAAATGATTTGATCAGTTTTATTAGATTGCAGCTATCATCTTTAGATAATAATGATTTTTCTAAGATAAAAAAAATAAGCTCTGAGATTCAAGAAAAAATTTTAAATAGCCCTGTTCCTGATAAACTTAAACAGGAAGTAGAACATGCTCTTAAAAATCTAAAGTTCAGTAAATTTGCCTTTCGCTCTAGTGCGCATCTTGAAGACAGTTGTTTTTCTTTTGCAGGGCAATACAAGTCGTGTTTAAATGTAGAGAAAAATAAGTGGGAAGAGGCATATAAACAAGTATTAGCTAGTAAATATGCTCCTTCAGCGATAACTTATCGTCTCAAATCCCACCTACCAGACACAATGACTCCAATGGCTGTTTTGGTTATGCCCATGTTAAGTCCAGAGAAAAGTGGAGTAATGTACACCTCTTTGCCAGAGAATAGAGCAAATTTAGGTATTTTTTATGTTTCTGGGATAGGAGAAAATCTTGTAGGAGGAGAACAAAAAGGAGATAAAATTATATTAGAAAAAAAATATAACAAAAAAATAGAACTGTTAGATAAAGGGATTAAAACCCTCTTCAAATGGGGGCTAGCCTTAGAAAATATCTTACAACACCCATTAGATATAGAGTGGGCAATTCAAGATTCTAGAGTGTATTTGTTGCAGGTTCGTCCTTTTATGTTTTTTGAACATTCTTCAAAAGAGATAGATCTTCCTGTTTTGACTGAGGGAAGTGGAGTATCTTTTGGATTTGGTTGTGGCTCTATTTTTGTTTTAAATAGTTTAAAAGACATAGAGAAGGTTCCAGCTAAAAGTATTGTTTGGACAAAATATTTATATCCTGAGCTCACTCTTATTTTAGATAAAGTTTCAGGGATAATTGCAAAAGAAGGAAGCCTTGCTTCTCATTTTAGTCATATCGCACGGGAAATAGCAAAGCCTGTACTTACAGGCATTACATTAGATGAGCTACCTTTAAATGGCCAAGTTGTATCAATAGATGGTCAAACAGGCAAAGTATTTTTAGGCAAAATTAAAATAAATGAAAGTATAAAATCTACTCCATTTGAATGTAAAAGTGCTGAAACATTAAATAAAATATTGACTCATTTATCTAAATTAAATCTTGTTACTACAGATGAAAACTTTGTCCCAGAAAATTGTAGATCTTTACATGATTTAGTGCGTTATTGTCATGAAATGGCTATTAAAGAGATGTTTTATTTACAACCAAGTAATAGGAAAAGAGTAGTGAAACAGTTAAAAACAAGTCTACCTCTTTCTATTTTTATTTTTAATTTAGGTAGCGCTTGGGAAAAATTTAAAAAAGACAAAAAATATATTAATCTAGAGGATATAAAAAGCACTCCATTTCAGTATTTATTTAAAGGTTTTTTAAATTCTGCTGTTTCTTGGGGAAATACGCCACCTAATTTTGATTGGGATAAGTTTGATGACTTGAGTGCAGGTATATTTAATCCTAAGAATGCTATTGAACTAAATAGTTTTTGTCTTTTAGATAAAGATTATATGCACTTTATGTTGCGTTTTGGTTATCATTTTACATTAATAGATGCGCTTGTATCAGATATAACAGAACAAAATTATGTTCAAGTTAGTTTTAAAGGAGGAGGAGGACTAGAGATTGGGAAAAATTTAAGGTTAAAATTAATTTCTTTTGTTTTTAGAAAGATGCACTTTCAGATAAAACGAGAAGGAGATTTTTTAAAGGCAACCTTAAGATCAAGAACAAAAGATGAACTTAAGATGATTTTAGAATTACTAGGTATTCTTTTTGGATTGACTAGAATGCTAGATATGCATTTAAATTTTTCAAATTATAAAAATTATGTTCATACTTTTTTAAATTTGCTTAAAGAATATGGATTTTAA
- a CDS encoding ABC transporter permease, with translation MFKINWFKASFLLISFFITILLIGAILSLFMVPNFKEIWTNLLTSEMIFSLKLSLTTSLISSLLVMFFALPIGYTLSRFEFWGKTLVKTICDLPVAFPELVLGLCLLLLFGNTGFGSMLQKLGLNFVFTKQGIVAAQFFTALPYAIRIMKSTFDFINPRLEFVSRSLGYTQYETFINVSLPLAKSGIIASSVISFARCIGTFGTVLILAGGSYMQTEVLPITLYLNISYGNMGMAITSGIVLVIISFLAIFIFEKAEVSL, from the coding sequence ATGTTCAAAATAAACTGGTTTAAAGCTAGTTTCCTGCTTATTTCCTTTTTTATTACAATACTTTTAATAGGGGCGATTTTATCTCTTTTTATGGTTCCAAACTTTAAAGAAATTTGGACCAATTTATTGACTTCTGAAATGATATTTTCTCTAAAACTATCCTTAACTACCAGCCTTATTTCCTCTCTCTTGGTAATGTTTTTTGCCTTGCCCATAGGATATACCCTTTCTCGTTTTGAATTTTGGGGGAAAACATTAGTGAAAACAATCTGTGATCTACCAGTAGCTTTTCCAGAGTTAGTATTAGGTCTATGTTTGCTTTTACTTTTCGGGAACACTGGTTTTGGAAGCATGCTCCAAAAACTCGGACTAAACTTTGTCTTTACCAAGCAAGGTATTGTAGCTGCCCAATTTTTTACTGCTTTACCTTATGCAATTCGAATAATGAAATCTACTTTTGACTTTATCAATCCCCGTTTAGAATTTGTCTCTCGCAGCTTAGGATACACTCAATATGAAACTTTTATAAATGTTAGTCTACCCTTGGCTAAAAGTGGAATTATTGCATCTTCTGTGATTTCTTTTGCTCGTTGTATTGGTACTTTTGGAACTGTTTTAATTTTAGCTGGTGGATCTTATATGCAAACTGAAGTTTTACCAATAACTCTGTATTTAAATATCTCGTATGGAAACATGGGTATGGCAATCACAAGTGGAATTGTATTGGTAATCATATCTTTTCTTGCTATTTTTATTTTTGAAAAAGCAGAGGTAAGTCTATGA
- the modD gene encoding ModD protein yields the protein MIYFSESDLDRYIEEDIPYADLTTFSLGLSNSQQAKISYSTRETTTICGTEEVERLCLKLGLQVIKTTPSGTTLEKNICFFQAKGGVDAIHKIWRLGNIWLEYSSGIATRTKQLVDLAQNINPKAKVVTTRKNMPFTKKLSIKAVLAGGGLPHRLGLSETILVFDEHLKFLGGIDGFIKRLSELKQNAPEKTITVEVHNLKDAIKLAKAGVDILQLDKFSIQDTKKVISEIQKNNPQCKVAIAGGINPSNVEGYAKAGVVLMVTSWPYFGKPADIKSLIEPI from the coding sequence ATGATTTATTTTTCTGAATCTGACTTAGACCGATACATTGAAGAAGATATACCTTATGCAGACCTTACTACCTTTAGTTTAGGTTTATCTAACTCTCAACAAGCTAAAATATCTTATTCAACTAGAGAAACAACCACTATCTGCGGAACAGAAGAGGTAGAAAGGCTATGCCTAAAACTAGGATTACAAGTCATTAAGACAACTCCTTCAGGAACAACTTTAGAAAAAAATATCTGTTTTTTTCAGGCAAAAGGTGGGGTTGATGCCATTCATAAAATCTGGAGGTTAGGGAATATCTGGTTAGAATATAGCTCTGGAATTGCTACTAGAACAAAACAATTGGTCGATCTTGCACAAAATATCAATCCAAAAGCAAAAGTAGTTACTACTAGAAAAAATATGCCCTTTACAAAAAAATTATCTATAAAAGCAGTTCTGGCAGGAGGAGGATTACCTCATAGACTAGGACTTTCTGAAACAATTTTAGTATTTGATGAGCATTTAAAGTTCTTAGGAGGGATAGATGGTTTTATTAAAAGGTTATCAGAATTAAAACAAAATGCCCCAGAAAAAACAATCACAGTAGAAGTCCATAATCTAAAAGACGCTATAAAGTTGGCTAAAGCAGGAGTAGATATTTTACAATTAGACAAATTTTCTATTCAAGATACAAAAAAAGTAATTTCAGAAATTCAAAAAAATAATCCCCAGTGCAAAGTAGCCATTGCAGGCGGCATAAACCCATCAAATGTAGAAGGATATGCTAAAGCAGGTGTTGTCCTTATGGTAACCTCATGGCCTTATTTTGGAAAACCAGCAGATATAAAGTCTCTTATAGAACCAATTTAA
- a CDS encoding iron ABC transporter substrate-binding protein codes for MKKIFLGLLCVFFIISNAKAQIFTDLLGRKVNVPEKINKIICLGPGCLRLIVYLQAQHLVVGVEKIEKRKKKCTPYLIANPFLSKLPAIGPGGPAGINKKPYLEKILTLKPQVIFATAFQKNTADEIQNILNIPVVVLDYGSLTLKKFEKIYASLNLVGKILNKTKRAAEIQDFIQKTKKDLEQRTKQISLQNIAQTYIGCIGYRGPHGIESTDREYLPFSWVKVNNVAQQLTPTIGTHIFLDKEMLLALNPEIIFLDGGGFKIFQHDLRKKYPFYKSLKAFINKHVYLLFPYNYYSTNIDTALVDCYAIGKILYPNKFKDINIEQKANSIYRFFVGNEVYEELKKIYGPLGKQINIFSINK; via the coding sequence ATGAAAAAAATATTTTTAGGATTATTATGTGTATTTTTTATTATTTCTAATGCAAAAGCCCAAATTTTTACTGATCTCTTGGGCAGAAAAGTAAATGTGCCAGAAAAAATAAACAAAATTATTTGCCTTGGGCCAGGATGTTTGCGCTTAATAGTCTATTTACAAGCTCAACACCTTGTAGTTGGCGTAGAAAAAATAGAAAAACGCAAAAAAAAGTGTACGCCATATTTAATTGCAAACCCTTTCCTCTCCAAATTGCCTGCCATAGGCCCTGGAGGGCCTGCAGGCATAAATAAAAAACCTTATTTAGAAAAAATTTTAACCTTAAAGCCTCAAGTAATATTCGCTACCGCGTTTCAAAAAAATACAGCAGACGAAATCCAAAACATCTTAAATATTCCTGTAGTAGTATTAGATTATGGCAGTCTAACTCTTAAAAAATTTGAAAAAATATATGCATCTTTAAATTTAGTAGGGAAAATATTAAATAAAACAAAGAGAGCAGCGGAAATACAAGACTTTATCCAAAAAACAAAAAAAGATTTAGAACAAAGAACTAAACAGATATCCTTACAAAATATTGCTCAAACTTATATAGGTTGTATAGGTTATAGAGGGCCTCACGGTATAGAAAGTACAGATAGAGAATATTTGCCCTTTAGCTGGGTTAAAGTAAATAATGTTGCCCAACAATTAACACCAACAATAGGTACACATATTTTTTTAGATAAGGAAATGTTGCTAGCACTAAACCCTGAGATTATTTTCTTAGACGGCGGAGGTTTTAAAATTTTTCAACACGATTTAAGGAAAAAATATCCTTTTTACAAAAGTCTAAAAGCATTTATAAATAAACATGTTTACCTTTTATTCCCCTATAACTACTACTCTACTAACATAGATACAGCTTTAGTAGATTGTTATGCTATAGGTAAAATACTTTACCCAAATAAATTCAAAGATATCAATATAGAACAAAAGGCAAATTCAATTTATCGTTTTTTTGTGGGTAATGAAGTCTATGAAGAATTAAAGAAAATATATGGTCCATTAGGCAAACAAATAAATATCTTTAGTATAAATAAATAA
- the modA gene encoding molybdate ABC transporter substrate-binding protein: MNLVKWLILAAVFCFSVSSSAAQNLLIYAGAGLIKPMEELKQNFEQKYKVRVNIHYGSSGELFGMIATGKYCDIFIPGAYKYTQDALKNGWIIQKSIKNLVLHIPVIVVPKGNPAHINTLSDLAKPGIKVALGDPKSPAIGKVSKKLLTNLGIYKEVLKNTKVLAPTVNQLLIYVALKQVDAAIIWQDLTAWAENKNKIQIIPISPQNNIIKTIPTAITIACKQKKLAALFNEYISSPEGLKIWEKWGFKPCSK; this comes from the coding sequence ATGAATCTTGTAAAATGGTTAATATTGGCAGCAGTATTTTGTTTTTCTGTTTCTAGCAGCGCAGCTCAAAATCTTTTAATATATGCTGGAGCAGGTTTAATTAAACCAATGGAAGAGCTTAAACAAAATTTTGAACAAAAATATAAAGTTAGAGTAAACATTCACTACGGAAGTTCTGGAGAATTGTTTGGAATGATTGCCACAGGCAAATACTGCGACATATTTATACCTGGAGCTTATAAGTACACCCAAGATGCTCTCAAAAATGGATGGATTATTCAAAAAAGTATTAAAAATCTAGTGTTGCATATTCCAGTAATTGTGGTTCCTAAGGGGAACCCAGCTCATATCAACACACTCTCAGACTTGGCCAAACCAGGAATTAAGGTTGCTTTAGGCGATCCAAAATCTCCTGCCATAGGCAAAGTTAGTAAAAAACTATTGACTAATCTGGGGATATACAAAGAAGTTTTAAAAAACACTAAAGTCCTGGCACCCACAGTAAATCAACTTTTAATTTATGTTGCCTTAAAACAAGTAGATGCTGCAATTATTTGGCAAGACTTAACAGCTTGGGCAGAAAACAAAAACAAAATACAAATAATTCCAATTTCACCTCAAAATAACATCATCAAAACAATTCCCACGGCAATTACCATTGCATGCAAACAAAAAAAACTAGCCGCTTTGTTTAACGAATATATTTCTTCTCCTGAAGGTCTTAAAATATGGGAAAAATGGGGATTTAAGCCATGTTCAAAATAA
- the tsaA gene encoding tRNA (N6-threonylcarbamoyladenosine(37)-N6)-methyltransferase TrmO, whose product MQEFEIKFNPIGFVKSSLKKPLELPPKDNPKDFQKWKLKAKKYREKIKNSCCQIVIYPQYQEMLEGIHEFSHIIITYWPHLIQNKKCPCKIRPMGIPHIEPKGIFATCSPIRPNSILISTVKLLNIENNILTVLGFEALHKSPVLDIKPYMPYYHHASNFNIPNWVKYIEQEL is encoded by the coding sequence ATGCAAGAATTTGAGATAAAATTTAATCCCATCGGCTTTGTAAAAAGTTCACTTAAAAAACCTCTAGAATTACCTCCTAAAGATAACCCAAAAGATTTCCAAAAATGGAAACTTAAAGCCAAAAAATACAGAGAAAAAATAAAAAATAGTTGTTGTCAGATAGTTATTTATCCTCAATATCAAGAAATGTTAGAAGGAATTCATGAGTTTTCGCATATTATTATTACCTACTGGCCGCACCTGATTCAAAATAAAAAATGTCCTTGTAAAATAAGACCAATGGGAATCCCCCATATAGAACCAAAAGGCATATTTGCTACATGTTCTCCTATACGACCAAACTCAATTTTAATCTCAACTGTAAAATTACTAAATATAGAGAATAATATTTTAACTGTTTTAGGATTCGAGGCCTTACATAAAAGCCCTGTTTTAGATATCAAACCATATATGCCCTATTATCATCATGCATCAAATTTTAATATTCCTAACTGGGTAAAATATATAGAACAAGAATTATAA
- a CDS encoding protein-tyrosine phosphatase family protein encodes MFNGIAKFFSPPKKSINWVTANLAEGPAPTTIRQINFLKNNGIQAILNLCAECPWIVENERKAGFEVYFLPVEDEDVPSWDELEKALTWLEENIFLGKKVYIHCKYGIGRTGTILAAYLCRRGMSLKQVESVLKSLRAKPESYPQWQLLLKYQKTQGHLKELSPCISLECGLHYIPFFKALQKIYNQVESFYSPNQRQCGKEHSLCCRKGKKLFLVEAYYLQFNFNLALNLNIRNKILNNLNSNMLCPLNNNSSCILFNYRPFDCRLSDFATKDIERLNYFKNKIFKINMSFLKVNFQIKNFQHKFDIEQSISGKYVQSFFSCIVHKK; translated from the coding sequence ATGTTTAATGGTATTGCTAAATTTTTTTCTCCTCCCAAAAAGAGTATAAATTGGGTAACTGCTAATTTAGCTGAAGGACCTGCACCTACAACTATACGGCAAATTAACTTTTTAAAAAATAATGGAATTCAAGCTATTTTAAATTTATGTGCTGAATGTCCGTGGATCGTAGAAAATGAGAGAAAGGCCGGATTTGAGGTTTATTTTTTACCTGTAGAAGATGAAGATGTCCCTTCTTGGGATGAACTAGAAAAGGCTTTAACCTGGTTAGAGGAGAATATATTTTTAGGCAAAAAGGTATATATTCACTGCAAATACGGTATTGGTAGGACAGGAACAATTTTAGCTGCTTATCTTTGTAGGCGTGGTATGAGTTTAAAGCAGGTAGAATCTGTTTTGAAATCTCTTAGAGCTAAACCAGAAAGTTATCCTCAATGGCAGTTACTTTTAAAATATCAAAAAACACAAGGTCATTTAAAAGAACTTAGTCCATGTATTTCTTTAGAATGTGGTTTGCATTATATTCCGTTTTTTAAAGCACTTCAAAAGATTTATAATCAGGTTGAGTCCTTTTATTCTCCTAATCAAAGACAATGTGGGAAAGAACATTCATTATGTTGCAGAAAAGGAAAAAAACTTTTTTTGGTTGAGGCATATTATTTACAATTTAACTTTAATCTTGCGCTTAATTTAAATATTAGAAATAAAATTTTAAATAATTTGAATAGTAACATGCTTTGCCCCCTGAATAACAATAGTAGTTGCATTTTATTTAATTATCGACCATTTGATTGCAGATTAAGTGATTTTGCTACAAAGGATATAGAAAGATTAAATTATTTTAAGAATAAAATTTTTAAAATCAATATGAGCTTTTTAAAAGTTAATTTTCAAATTAAAAATTTTCAGCACAAGTTCGATATAGAACAATCTATTAGTGGAAAATATGTTCAGAGCTTTTTTTCTTGTATTGTGCATAAAAAATAA
- a CDS encoding ABC transporter ATP-binding protein: MNFLQIKNLHITLGNFFLKNINLSIEKGDYLTIIGPTGSGKTILLECIIGFYKPKQGQILLEGKNIVDLAPCKRNIGIVYQDYALLPNFTVFDNIAYGLRKKEKSKLKIKAKVLSIAQKLQIDDLLSRFPETLSGGEQQRVALARALIVNPKLLLMDEPLSALDINTKRELRILLKQTTKEFNTTIIHVTHDLDDVWSLANKVAFFKKGELLQFGTIKEIFSQPKTKFIAKFIGTDIFEARVQRVYSSGTLLECNGCILHTTDFQPSSKKVFLCIKPDEIMIFLEPPQKLPNIFPAYIEHIFKETNLFTLHLKSNNFSCRALMTYNMLKQLNLRPGKKVFIYLKPENLKIIPQT, translated from the coding sequence ATGAATTTTTTACAGATCAAAAATTTACATATAACTTTAGGAAATTTTTTTCTAAAAAATATTAATCTTTCTATAGAAAAAGGAGATTATCTTACTATCATAGGACCCACTGGATCTGGGAAAACAATTCTTCTAGAATGCATCATTGGTTTTTATAAGCCCAAACAAGGACAAATTTTATTAGAAGGAAAAAACATTGTTGACCTTGCTCCTTGTAAAAGAAATATTGGCATAGTTTACCAAGACTATGCCTTATTACCTAATTTTACAGTATTTGATAACATTGCCTATGGATTGCGAAAAAAAGAAAAAAGTAAATTAAAAATTAAAGCAAAAGTATTGAGTATTGCTCAAAAGTTACAAATAGATGATCTTTTATCTCGATTTCCTGAAACCTTATCTGGCGGGGAACAACAAAGAGTTGCCTTAGCAAGAGCCCTTATTGTAAATCCAAAATTATTATTAATGGATGAACCACTTTCAGCCTTAGATATAAACACTAAAAGAGAATTACGTATTTTATTAAAACAGACTACCAAAGAATTTAACACCACAATCATTCATGTAACTCACGATTTAGATGACGTATGGTCTTTAGCCAATAAAGTCGCTTTTTTCAAAAAAGGGGAATTACTCCAATTTGGGACAATAAAGGAAATTTTTTCTCAACCTAAAACAAAATTTATTGCTAAATTTATAGGCACAGATATTTTTGAAGCGCGAGTACAAAGAGTTTATTCTTCAGGAACTCTCTTAGAATGTAATGGTTGTATTCTCCATACAACAGACTTTCAACCATCCTCAAAAAAAGTTTTTCTTTGTATAAAGCCAGATGAGATAATGATCTTCCTAGAGCCACCCCAAAAATTGCCTAACATCTTTCCAGCTTATATAGAACATATTTTTAAAGAAACAAATCTGTTTACCTTACATTTAAAAAGCAATAATTTTTCTTGCCGAGCACTTATGACTTACAATATGTTAAAACAGCTAAACTTACGACCAGGGAAAAAAGTTTTTATTTACTTAAAACCAGAAAATTTAAAAATTATACCTCAAACCTAA